One Halovivax ruber XH-70 genomic region harbors:
- a CDS encoding DNA-3-methyladenine glycosylase family protein, whose product MFTDEAHGVLRTDPVMAELVETYDPYTETERDEFERLCVSIINQQLSTASANAIRGRVYEVLDDEITPDRVLSTADQPLLDAGLSGTKVEYLRNAARAFDETDLTRSGLADHSNDEVVDRLTEIKGIGEWTAEMYLLFVLERPDVLPLGDLAIRNGIQQLYGDGEEMTRAEMRTVADPWRPYRSVGTRYIWAAYEDDD is encoded by the coding sequence ATGTTCACCGACGAGGCTCACGGCGTGCTGCGAACCGATCCGGTGATGGCGGAGCTCGTCGAGACCTACGACCCGTACACGGAAACGGAGCGGGACGAGTTCGAGCGCCTCTGCGTCTCGATCATCAACCAGCAGCTCTCGACCGCGAGTGCGAACGCGATCAGAGGGCGGGTGTACGAGGTCCTAGACGACGAGATAACGCCGGATCGCGTGCTCTCGACCGCGGACCAGCCGCTGTTGGACGCCGGCCTCTCGGGGACGAAAGTCGAGTACCTGCGCAACGCCGCCCGCGCGTTCGACGAGACCGATCTCACCCGATCGGGCCTGGCCGACCACTCGAACGACGAGGTCGTCGACAGACTGACGGAGATCAAGGGAATCGGCGAGTGGACGGCGGAGATGTACCTCCTGTTCGTCCTCGAGCGGCCCGACGTCCTTCCCCTCGGAGATCTGGCGATACGGAACGGCATCCAGCAGTTGTACGGCGACGGTGAGGAGATGACGCGCGCGGAGATGCGGACCGTCGCGGACCCCTGGCGCCCGTATCGATCCGTCGGGACGCGATACATCTGGGCCGCCTACGAAGACGACGACTGA
- a CDS encoding dicarboxylate/amino acid:cation symporter: protein MSRSTLFATWSRYRSIPIVYRIGAAFVLGSIVGLVVGTPATQLQPLGDLFVRLLSMIVLPIIVFTLLMGIRGLTPSKLGRIGGQVVGLYLLTSAAAVFIGLALANTISPGTGLELTSGEADTQSPPPFEEVILGIVPENPIGSMANAEILPTIFFVIVFGLALAMVAETTDSDRVRTGIETIFDVAEAGAEAMFKIVWGVMEYGVIGVFALMAAVFAEAGVTAVTTFAVLIGTLALAVTLHVLLVHLGAIILVLVGESPVAFLAGAKEALITALSIRSSSGTLPVTMSNADENFHIDESVYGFSLPLGATINMDGTALYQGVAAIFAANLAGVSLTLGEQVTVVAIAVLASIGAAGVPGAGLIMLTMVLTQLGLPLAVVAFVAGVDPILDRLRTMTNVSGDLAVTTLVASWNDAIDFDRGSWIGDHAGQSGPVPSDD from the coding sequence ATGTCACGTTCCACACTGTTCGCGACGTGGTCGCGGTATCGGTCGATTCCCATCGTGTACCGAATCGGGGCTGCGTTCGTCCTCGGCTCGATCGTCGGTCTCGTAGTCGGCACACCGGCGACACAACTCCAGCCGCTCGGTGATCTCTTCGTGAGACTCCTGAGTATGATCGTCCTCCCGATCATCGTGTTCACCCTCCTGATGGGGATCAGGGGACTCACCCCGTCGAAACTCGGTCGGATCGGCGGGCAAGTCGTCGGCCTGTATCTGCTCACGTCAGCCGCCGCCGTGTTCATCGGGCTCGCGCTGGCAAATACGATCAGTCCTGGAACGGGACTGGAACTTACATCGGGCGAAGCCGACACCCAGTCACCACCGCCGTTCGAGGAGGTGATCCTGGGTATCGTTCCGGAGAATCCGATCGGGTCGATGGCCAACGCGGAGATCCTTCCGACGATCTTCTTCGTCATCGTCTTCGGCCTGGCGCTGGCGATGGTCGCAGAAACCACCGACAGCGATCGAGTCCGGACGGGGATCGAAACGATCTTCGACGTTGCCGAGGCGGGTGCCGAAGCGATGTTCAAGATCGTCTGGGGTGTCATGGAGTACGGGGTGATCGGCGTCTTTGCCCTGATGGCTGCGGTCTTCGCGGAGGCTGGCGTGACTGCTGTCACGACCTTCGCCGTCCTCATCGGCACGCTGGCGCTCGCCGTGACGCTGCACGTGCTGCTCGTTCACCTCGGGGCGATTATTCTGGTTCTGGTTGGGGAGTCGCCCGTCGCCTTCCTCGCCGGTGCGAAGGAGGCACTGATCACGGCGTTGAGCATCCGATCGAGCAGCGGCACCCTCCCGGTCACGATGTCGAACGCCGACGAGAACTTCCACATCGACGAGAGCGTCTACGGCTTTTCACTGCCGCTCGGGGCGACGATCAACATGGACGGGACGGCCCTCTATCAGGGCGTCGCAGCGATTTTCGCGGCGAATCTGGCTGGCGTCTCCTTGACTCTCGGCGAACAGGTAACCGTCGTCGCCATCGCCGTGTTGGCGAGTATCGGCGCTGCCGGCGTTCCGGGGGCCGGCCTCATCATGCTCACGATGGTGTTGACCCAGCTGGGACTTCCACTCGCCGTCGTCGCGTTCGTCGCCGGTGTCGATCCGATCCTCGACAGACTCCGCACGATGACGAACGTTAGTGGTGATCTCGCGGTGACGACCCTCGTCGCCTCGTGGAACGACGCGATCGACTTCGACAGGGGGTCCTGGATCGGCGACCACGCAGGCCAGTCCGGCCCTGTTCCGAGCGACGATTGA
- a CDS encoding acyl-CoA dehydrogenase family protein: MDFELTDEQKQLREEVRRFAENEIAPVAEEYDVEEKYPHEIIDKAADMGLLGPHIPIEYGGAGYGSLEVAMIVEELFAVDAGIGLSIISTSFGCESIMHFGTDEQKERFLEPVAAGEAITGAAISEPDTGSDVSSVSTQAEKDGDEWVINGNKMWITNGSIGDFFVVLCETNPDAEGRYNGFSQIVVESDRDGFEADKITGKLGIRASDTAELIFDDVRVPEENLIGTQDAAFMQQMQFFDETRTAVAAQGVGIAKGALRASLEYAQDREQFGRPISDFQAIQHKIADMATEAEAARNLTYKAAWKVDQGEDITKLASMAKEYASRIAVDAANEAVQIHGGAGYVNDFPVERFYRDAKITQIYEGTTEIQKNVIARELLGKGAF, encoded by the coding sequence ATGGACTTCGAACTCACCGACGAGCAGAAACAACTTCGCGAAGAGGTTCGACGCTTCGCGGAAAACGAGATCGCCCCCGTCGCCGAGGAGTACGACGTCGAGGAAAAGTACCCCCACGAGATCATCGACAAGGCCGCCGACATGGGCCTGCTCGGGCCGCACATCCCGATCGAGTACGGCGGCGCCGGCTACGGCTCGCTCGAAGTTGCCATGATCGTCGAGGAGTTGTTCGCCGTCGACGCCGGTATCGGGCTCTCTATCATCTCCACCTCGTTCGGCTGCGAGTCGATCATGCACTTCGGTACGGACGAACAGAAGGAACGATTCCTCGAACCCGTCGCCGCTGGCGAGGCGATCACCGGTGCCGCAATCTCAGAACCCGACACCGGGTCGGACGTCTCTTCCGTCTCCACACAGGCGGAGAAAGACGGCGACGAGTGGGTGATCAACGGCAACAAGATGTGGATCACCAACGGCTCCATCGGCGACTTCTTCGTCGTCCTCTGTGAAACCAACCCAGACGCCGAGGGCCGCTACAACGGCTTCTCGCAGATCGTCGTCGAATCCGACCGCGACGGCTTCGAGGCCGACAAGATCACCGGCAAGCTGGGCATCCGCGCCTCCGACACCGCCGAGCTCATCTTCGACGACGTCCGCGTCCCCGAGGAGAACCTGATCGGTACGCAGGACGCCGCCTTCATGCAGCAGATGCAGTTCTTCGACGAAACCCGAACCGCCGTCGCCGCGCAGGGCGTCGGGATCGCCAAAGGCGCACTCCGGGCCTCCCTCGAGTACGCACAGGACCGCGAACAGTTCGGCCGCCCGATCTCGGACTTCCAGGCCATCCAGCACAAGATCGCCGACATGGCCACCGAGGCCGAGGCCGCCCGGAACCTCACCTACAAGGCCGCCTGGAAGGTCGACCAGGGCGAAGACATCACCAAGCTGGCCTCCATGGCCAAGGAGTACGCCTCCCGCATCGCCGTCGACGCCGCCAACGAAGCCGTCCAGATCCACGGCGGCGCCGGCTACGTCAACGACTTCCCCGTCGAACGCTTCTACCGCGACGCCAAGATCACCCAGATCTACGAGGGAACCACCGAAATCCAGAAGAACGTCATCGCCCGCGAACTGCTCGGCAAGGGCGCGTTCTAG
- a CDS encoding 3-hydroxyacyl-CoA dehydrogenase/enoyl-CoA hydratase family protein has protein sequence MDLEEINTVAVLGAGNMGHGIAEVAALAGYDVCLRDIKEEFVQNGYEQIEWSLGKLAEREQISEADADEALDRITPLVDVGEAVGDADVVIEAVPEKMDIKKDVYSEVEEHAPDRTIFATNTSSLSITELSEVTDRPEQFCGMHFFNPPVRMQLVEVISGAHSSDETLDAIGGLAEDFGKTPVRVHKDSPGFIVNRVLVPLMNEAAWMVYEDEATVAAVDSTASYDMGLPMGLFELTDQVGLDVGLHVQEYMHETLGEAYKPCPMTEEKVEAGELGKKSGKGVYDYEDGDGVEIPTDAGAEWIEDRLLAVMADEVAQLIDDDVAGPDAIDRAMQLGAGFPDGPAKLADDRGLDDLFEALESTYEESGAARHEPSDAFAEAAEDGQFYAGDDAGGEDIVSFDAIAVEVDGKVGHIQIDRAHRMNTITTDMIEEIDVAIDQLVDDDAVRAILLTGDGDRAFSAGFDASTAAAGSGIEAAELSRLGQRVFGRLEAIPVPVLAAIDGYCLGGGMELSACADMRIASERSQFGQPEHNLGLLPGWGGTQRLPRIVGEGRAKEIIFTARNDYDPETMADYDFVNEVVPTAEFEDRAWELARDLAAGPPIAMKFTKRAMLAGRDGVDAGLEVESSSFGHLFTTDDLWEGLSAFQSDRDPEFEGE, from the coding sequence ATGGATCTTGAAGAGATCAACACCGTCGCAGTTCTCGGTGCGGGAAACATGGGCCACGGCATCGCGGAGGTCGCGGCCCTCGCTGGGTACGACGTGTGCCTGCGCGACATCAAAGAGGAGTTCGTCCAGAACGGTTACGAGCAGATCGAGTGGTCGCTGGGCAAGCTCGCCGAACGGGAGCAGATCTCGGAGGCTGACGCCGACGAGGCGCTCGATCGGATCACACCGCTCGTCGACGTGGGTGAGGCAGTCGGTGATGCGGACGTCGTCATCGAGGCCGTCCCGGAGAAGATGGACATCAAGAAGGACGTCTACAGCGAGGTCGAGGAACACGCTCCCGACCGGACCATCTTCGCGACGAACACATCGAGCCTCTCGATTACGGAACTGTCCGAGGTGACGGACCGCCCCGAACAGTTCTGTGGGATGCACTTCTTCAACCCGCCCGTGCGCATGCAACTGGTCGAGGTTATCTCGGGCGCGCACTCGTCAGACGAGACGCTCGATGCGATCGGTGGCCTGGCCGAGGACTTCGGGAAGACGCCCGTCCGCGTCCACAAGGATTCGCCCGGGTTCATCGTCAACCGCGTGCTCGTTCCCCTGATGAACGAGGCGGCGTGGATGGTCTACGAGGACGAGGCCACCGTCGCGGCGGTCGACTCCACGGCGAGCTACGACATGGGACTCCCGATGGGGCTGTTCGAACTCACGGACCAGGTCGGGCTCGACGTCGGCCTCCACGTCCAGGAGTACATGCACGAGACGCTGGGCGAGGCCTACAAGCCGTGCCCGATGACCGAGGAGAAGGTCGAAGCCGGTGAACTGGGCAAGAAATCCGGCAAGGGCGTTTACGACTACGAGGACGGCGACGGCGTCGAGATTCCGACCGACGCTGGCGCCGAGTGGATCGAGGACCGCCTGCTGGCCGTGATGGCGGACGAGGTCGCCCAGTTGATCGACGACGACGTGGCCGGTCCGGACGCTATCGACCGCGCGATGCAACTCGGTGCAGGCTTCCCCGATGGGCCTGCGAAGCTGGCAGACGACCGCGGTCTCGACGACCTGTTCGAGGCACTCGAATCGACGTACGAGGAGAGCGGGGCCGCACGTCACGAGCCATCCGACGCGTTCGCCGAGGCTGCCGAGGACGGCCAGTTCTACGCGGGCGACGACGCGGGCGGGGAGGACATCGTCTCGTTCGACGCGATCGCCGTCGAGGTCGATGGCAAGGTCGGTCACATCCAGATCGACCGGGCCCACCGGATGAACACGATCACGACCGACATGATCGAAGAGATCGACGTCGCGATCGATCAGCTCGTCGACGACGACGCAGTTCGTGCCATCTTGCTCACCGGCGACGGCGATCGAGCGTTCTCGGCCGGGTTCGACGCCTCCACCGCAGCGGCGGGAAGCGGCATCGAAGCGGCCGAACTGTCCCGGCTGGGCCAACGTGTCTTCGGTCGACTCGAAGCAATTCCGGTTCCGGTGCTCGCGGCTATCGATGGGTACTGTCTCGGCGGTGGGATGGAACTGTCCGCCTGTGCCGACATGCGGATCGCCAGCGAACGATCCCAGTTCGGTCAGCCCGAACACAACCTCGGACTGCTTCCCGGCTGGGGCGGCACCCAGCGCCTGCCGCGAATCGTCGGGGAAGGTCGCGCCAAGGAGATCATCTTCACGGCACGCAACGACTACGACCCCGAGACGATGGCCGACTACGACTTCGTCAACGAAGTCGTTCCAACAGCGGAGTTCGAGGACCGGGCCTGGGAACTGGCCCGTGATCTCGCTGCCGGCCCACCGATCGCGATGAAGTTCACCAAGCGCGCGATGCTCGCCGGTCGCGATGGTGTCGACGCTGGCCTCGAGGTCGAGTCGAGTTCGTTCGGCCACCTGTTCACCACTGACGACCTGTGGGAAGGCCTGTCTGCGTTCCAGTCGGATCGCGATCCCGAATTCGAGGGCGAATAA
- a CDS encoding response regulator transcription factor encodes MSDDEPDVLVVDDEARLADLFAAWIGTEYTVETAYDGEEALSKMSDSVEIVLLDRRMPGLSGDEVLSEIRDAGYDCRVVMVTAVDPDFDIIEMGFDDYLVKPVSKDELFEMIDSVLSRSVYESDIQEYYALVSKKALLESEKAERELETNEEYQELVGRVDELRAEVDESVSGMQSHDDFVGAFQDLQSEN; translated from the coding sequence ATGAGTGACGACGAACCCGACGTTCTCGTCGTCGACGACGAAGCGAGACTCGCGGATCTCTTTGCGGCGTGGATCGGCACGGAGTACACCGTCGAGACCGCCTACGACGGCGAGGAAGCCCTCTCGAAGATGAGTGACTCGGTCGAGATCGTGTTGCTGGATAGACGGATGCCGGGGCTCTCGGGAGACGAGGTGTTGAGCGAGATTCGCGATGCCGGCTACGATTGTCGCGTCGTCATGGTGACCGCCGTCGATCCGGACTTCGACATCATCGAGATGGGATTCGACGACTATCTCGTCAAACCGGTCTCGAAAGACGAACTGTTCGAGATGATCGACTCCGTCCTCAGCCGCTCTGTGTACGAATCTGACATCCAGGAGTACTACGCGCTGGTCTCGAAGAAAGCGCTGCTCGAATCCGAGAAGGCCGAGCGCGAACTCGAGACGAACGAGGAGTACCAGGAACTCGTCGGCCGCGTCGACGAGTTGCGCGCAGAGGTCGACGAGAGCGTCTCGGGAATGCAATCGCACGACGACTTCGTCGGTGCGTTTCAGGATCTGCAGTCCGAAAACTGA
- a CDS encoding class I adenylate-forming enzyme family protein, translating to MTPTSWPTTDLCAKRAATTPDRTALVDGDSGRQWTYRELDDAVDATATRFDLEPGAVVATILPTGPQIVVTIFALARLGATGVLLSPDESADELRTKTDQTSIDCFVGAAETESVAKALASSDGVDHVTIDPIGDTGPTDDQSTNADERDHADRNRRIDPAPLAPDHTQIVVFTSGTTGTPKGVRVTVENLRASAIASALRLGVDPSDRWLVPLPQHHMGGFAPIIRSALYGTAVVTTRQTGPADIARHIESHRCTGLSVVPTMVRSLLEWGWEPPAHLRFVLVGGAPTPPELVTDALEADVPIYPSYGASEAASQIATATPSQASRAPESVGNPLFETDVRIVDHEGNPVERGESGEVVVSGPTISPGYLDPDQTAGSFTDGRFRTGDLGHRDDVGRLRITGRRSDRIITGGETVDPAEVARVLRSHEGIADAAVVGIPDRKWGERVAAALVLEPGVGDFERQAVETFCENRLATHKRPRTIAVVEQLPRTDSGTVDRNQLAKRLDDE from the coding sequence GTGACACCGACGAGCTGGCCGACGACGGATCTCTGTGCGAAACGGGCCGCCACGACACCGGACCGAACGGCGCTCGTCGACGGCGACAGCGGTCGTCAATGGACCTACCGCGAACTCGACGACGCCGTCGATGCGACCGCTACGAGATTCGACCTCGAACCAGGGGCGGTCGTCGCAACGATTCTCCCGACCGGCCCCCAGATCGTCGTCACGATCTTCGCCCTCGCTCGCCTCGGGGCAACGGGCGTGCTCCTCTCGCCGGACGAGTCCGCCGACGAACTCAGGACGAAAACTGACCAGACGTCGATCGACTGCTTCGTCGGAGCCGCAGAGACCGAATCGGTTGCAAAAGCGCTCGCCAGTTCGGACGGCGTGGACCACGTCACGATCGACCCGATCGGCGACACCGGGCCGACCGACGACCAATCCACCAACGCGGACGAGCGGGATCACGCGGACCGGAACCGACGAATCGACCCGGCGCCACTCGCTCCCGACCACACGCAGATCGTCGTCTTCACGTCCGGGACGACCGGGACTCCCAAGGGTGTCAGGGTGACCGTCGAGAACCTCCGCGCGAGCGCGATAGCCTCCGCACTCCGACTGGGCGTCGATCCATCCGATCGGTGGCTCGTTCCCCTCCCGCAACATCACATGGGCGGGTTCGCGCCGATCATCCGCTCGGCGCTGTACGGGACGGCGGTCGTCACGACGCGGCAGACGGGGCCGGCCGATATCGCCCGTCACATCGAGTCTCACCGGTGTACGGGCCTCTCGGTCGTCCCGACGATGGTCCGGTCCCTGCTGGAGTGGGGGTGGGAACCGCCGGCTCACCTCAGGTTCGTCCTCGTCGGTGGCGCACCGACGCCGCCCGAGCTGGTGACCGACGCACTTGAGGCCGACGTTCCCATCTACCCGAGCTACGGAGCGAGCGAAGCCGCCTCACAGATCGCCACGGCGACACCGAGCCAGGCCAGCCGCGCGCCGGAGTCCGTCGGTAACCCGCTGTTCGAGACGGACGTTCGAATCGTCGATCACGAGGGAAACCCCGTCGAACGCGGCGAATCCGGCGAAGTAGTCGTGTCAGGTCCGACAATCTCACCGGGCTATCTCGATCCGGATCAGACGGCCGGATCGTTCACGGACGGGCGCTTTCGAACCGGCGACCTCGGGCACAGAGACGACGTCGGTCGACTCCGGATCACTGGTCGACGAAGCGATCGGATCATCACCGGCGGGGAGACGGTCGATCCGGCGGAAGTCGCCCGCGTACTCCGATCACACGAGGGCATCGCGGATGCGGCCGTCGTGGGGATCCCAGACAGGAAGTGGGGCGAACGCGTCGCAGCAGCGCTCGTTCTCGAACCAGGAGTCGGGGACTTCGAGCGACAGGCTGTCGAGACGTTCTGTGAGAACCGACTGGCCACTCACAAGCGACCACGGACCATCGCCGTCGTCGAACAGCTGCCACGGACGGATTCGGGCACGGTCGACAGGAATCAACTCGCAAAGAGACTTGACGACGAGTGA
- a CDS encoding mandelate racemase/muconate lactonizing enzyme family protein, with protein sequence MKLDVQYRAFSCRLTRPLRTANGDIEERSGFLIRISDGTDTGYGEATPLAGWTESTDACRAALDDAVDAASNGQSAVLDAVDDTAAARHGISLALGDLAATRDANPLYRDLGALERVPRIPVNATIGDGSPSETVDAVERAVDDGFSCCKLKVGRDEVDEDIDRIRRVRDAVGPDVDLRVDANGAWTFDEAERALDELDDLGVSILEQPLPAGALSGLAELRGNGVAIAVDEGLLEHGVDAIESAQAADVYVLKPMALGGVDVARRVAAWVAESNRSAIVTTTIDAVVARTAAVHLAAAIPNVLASGVATGDRLADDLARDPVFIDGGTAVIPQTKGLGVENVWTEP encoded by the coding sequence GTGAAACTCGACGTGCAGTATCGGGCGTTCAGCTGTCGGCTCACGCGGCCCCTCCGGACCGCCAACGGAGACATCGAAGAGCGCAGCGGCTTTCTCATCCGGATCTCCGATGGGACAGACACCGGCTACGGTGAAGCGACCCCGCTCGCTGGCTGGACGGAGTCGACCGACGCATGTCGAGCGGCACTCGACGACGCCGTCGACGCCGCTTCGAACGGCCAGTCAGCCGTGCTCGACGCCGTCGACGACACGGCCGCCGCGCGCCACGGGATCTCACTCGCACTCGGGGACTTAGCCGCGACGCGTGATGCGAACCCGCTGTATCGTGACCTCGGCGCACTCGAACGCGTTCCGAGGATTCCCGTCAACGCGACGATCGGCGACGGCTCTCCCTCGGAGACGGTCGACGCCGTCGAACGCGCGGTCGATGACGGATTCAGTTGCTGTAAACTCAAGGTCGGCCGCGACGAGGTCGACGAGGATATAGACCGCATTCGTCGTGTCCGGGATGCTGTGGGTCCCGACGTAGACTTGCGCGTGGACGCGAACGGCGCCTGGACGTTCGACGAGGCAGAACGCGCACTCGACGAACTCGACGACCTCGGCGTCTCGATCCTCGAACAACCACTCCCGGCGGGTGCGCTGTCCGGACTCGCCGAGTTACGGGGCAACGGTGTCGCCATCGCCGTCGACGAGGGCCTGCTCGAACACGGCGTCGACGCCATCGAATCCGCCCAGGCGGCCGACGTCTACGTCCTCAAACCGATGGCGCTCGGCGGCGTCGACGTCGCCCGACGCGTCGCCGCCTGGGTAGCCGAATCCAATCGGTCGGCGATCGTCACCACGACGATCGATGCCGTGGTCGCTCGAACCGCAGCGGTGCACCTCGCGGCGGCGATTCCCAACGTCCTGGCGTCGGGCGTCGCAACCGGCGACCGGCTGGCGGACGATCTCGCGCGCGATCCCGTCTTCATCGACGGTGGCACCGCCGTCATCCCGCAAACGAAGGGATTAGGCGTCGAAAACGTCTGGACCGAACCGTGA
- a CDS encoding 1,4-dihydroxy-2-naphthoate polyprenyltransferase: MTTAESNVSPTSAWLMAARPQTLPAAIAPVLVGTALAVHDHVFAPLPAALALLGAALIQIGTNFANDYYDAKHGADTDDREGFTRVTQSGLIAASQVKTAAIVTFGLAIASGTYLVYVGGLPILVIGLTGVLFGWAYTGGPYPLGYHGLGDVFVFVYFGLVAVGGTYYVQAADTLVEGVPLSVPPEAITALALLAGVPIGALATAILVVNNLRDIDTDRETGKRTLAVRYGRRFSKYQWASLVGLAYLIPVWLWIDTELSTFVLVPVLTIPHAILVGRLVWREVDLNFALERTGMLLTLYAITFAGGLILA; encoded by the coding sequence ATGACGACGGCCGAGTCGAACGTCTCTCCGACGAGCGCGTGGCTGATGGCTGCCCGCCCGCAGACGCTTCCGGCGGCGATCGCCCCGGTGCTCGTCGGAACGGCACTGGCGGTACACGATCACGTCTTCGCCCCGCTCCCGGCAGCCCTGGCGCTCCTCGGAGCGGCGCTCATCCAGATCGGGACCAACTTCGCCAACGACTACTACGACGCGAAGCACGGCGCGGACACGGACGACCGCGAGGGCTTTACGCGCGTGACCCAGTCGGGACTCATCGCCGCGAGTCAGGTGAAAACGGCGGCGATCGTCACCTTCGGCCTCGCGATCGCCTCGGGGACGTACCTCGTCTACGTCGGCGGGCTCCCGATCCTCGTGATCGGACTCACCGGCGTGCTGTTCGGCTGGGCGTACACCGGAGGCCCGTACCCGCTCGGCTATCACGGACTCGGTGACGTCTTCGTCTTCGTCTACTTCGGGCTGGTCGCCGTCGGCGGCACGTACTACGTGCAGGCCGCCGACACGCTCGTCGAGGGCGTTCCACTGTCCGTTCCACCAGAGGCGATCACCGCACTCGCGCTGCTGGCCGGGGTCCCGATCGGCGCGCTCGCGACGGCGATCCTCGTCGTGAACAACCTCCGAGACATCGACACCGACCGGGAAACCGGGAAGCGAACACTCGCGGTCCGGTACGGTCGGCGGTTCAGCAAGTACCAGTGGGCGTCCCTCGTCGGCCTCGCGTACCTGATCCCGGTCTGGCTCTGGATCGACACCGAACTCTCCACGTTCGTCCTCGTGCCGGTACTGACGATTCCACACGCGATACTGGTCGGGCGGCTCGTCTGGCGGGAAGTCGACCTCAACTTCGCGCTCGAACGGACCGGAATGTTGCTCACGCTGTACGCGATCACCTTCGCCGGAGGGTTGATCCTCGCGTGA
- a CDS encoding 1,4-dihydroxy-2-naphthoyl-CoA synthase encodes MVSDLFDESQWESVSGFDFEDITYHRAIESGTVRIAFDRPAVRNAFRPRTVDELSDALRHAKRQTDVGCVLLTGNGPSPKDGEWAFCSGGDQTIRGDSGYEYDGTEDRASEGGRLHILEVQRQIRHLPKVVVCVVPGWAVGGGHSLHVVCDLTLASQEHAQFLQTDPDVASYDAGFGSAYLARQIGQKKAREVFFLGKTYSADEAAEMGMVNEVVPHDELEETALSWGERINAKSPTAMRMLKYGFNMADDGFVGQQVFAGEATRLGYMTDEAKEGRDAFVEGREPEFEEYPWHY; translated from the coding sequence ATGGTGTCCGATCTGTTCGACGAATCACAATGGGAGTCGGTATCGGGATTCGATTTCGAGGATATTACCTACCATCGAGCGATCGAGTCCGGGACGGTGCGGATCGCGTTCGATCGACCGGCGGTCAGGAACGCATTCCGCCCCAGGACGGTCGACGAGCTCTCGGACGCGCTCCGCCACGCGAAGCGCCAGACGGACGTGGGGTGTGTCCTGCTGACCGGCAACGGGCCGTCACCCAAGGACGGCGAGTGGGCGTTTTGCTCCGGCGGCGATCAGACGATCCGCGGCGACTCGGGGTACGAGTACGACGGCACCGAAGACCGGGCCTCCGAGGGCGGTCGGCTTCACATCCTCGAAGTACAGCGCCAGATCCGCCACCTCCCGAAGGTCGTGGTCTGCGTCGTTCCGGGCTGGGCCGTCGGCGGGGGTCACTCCCTGCACGTCGTCTGTGACCTCACACTCGCCTCGCAGGAACACGCCCAATTCCTCCAGACGGATCCCGACGTCGCGAGCTACGACGCCGGATTCGGCTCGGCGTACCTCGCACGGCAGATCGGCCAGAAGAAGGCCCGCGAGGTCTTCTTCCTCGGAAAGACGTACTCGGCCGACGAGGCAGCGGAGATGGGCATGGTGAACGAGGTCGTTCCCCACGACGAACTCGAGGAAACGGCGCTCTCGTGGGGCGAGCGGATCAACGCGAAGAGCCCGACCGCCATGCGGATGCTCAAGTACGGCTTCAACATGGCCGACGACGGTTTCGTCGGCCAGCAGGTCTTCGCCGGCGAAGCGACCCGCCTCGGCTACATGACCGACGAGGCCAAAGAAGGCCGCGACGCGTTCGTCGAAGGGCGCGAACCCGAGTTCGAGGAGTATCCGTGGCACTACTGA